Proteins from one Akkermansiaceae bacterium genomic window:
- a CDS encoding KH domain-containing protein, with amino-acid sequence MQAVTERLRNFLQFVAIKLIDDPSQAQLKVAELGPKKLRFKLVLAQADVAMLIGRNGFTASAIRSVLKAAAEKEGVQVNLQIHSHEEEAELLARGDHH; translated from the coding sequence ATGCAGGCTGTCACCGAGAGATTGCGGAATTTCCTCCAGTTCGTCGCCATCAAGCTGATCGATGATCCCAGCCAGGCTCAACTGAAGGTGGCGGAGCTGGGGCCGAAGAAGCTGCGCTTCAAACTGGTTCTGGCCCAGGCGGATGTGGCGATGCTGATCGGGCGGAACGGCTTCACCGCCTCGGCGATCCGCAGCGTGCTGAAGGCGGCCGCGGAAAAGGAAGGAGTCCAGGTGAACCTGCAGATCCATTCCCATGAGGAGGAAGCGGAGCTTCTCGCCCGCGGGGACCATCATTGA
- the leuB gene encoding 3-isopropylmalate dehydrogenase — protein sequence MSRNHRITILAGDGIGPEVMDQAVRVLEAVEAKFNFTITRTAHLVGGAAIDATGHPLPPETVEASENAQAILFGSVGGPKWENLPPDIQPERGALLPLRKHFGLFANLRPGVCLPALTHASPVKQELIADGFDVLCVRELTGGIYFGAPKGRHEKDGEPVALDTMIYHKSEIQRIARVAFTAAMGRKKRLLSVDKANVLASSVLWRETVVEIAKEFPEVELSHMYVDNAAMQLIKRPGSFDVLVTENLFGDILSDEMAMISGSLGMLPSASLGKQREDGLYFGLYEPSGGSAPDIAGQGIANPIAQILSLAMLLRFSLGEIEAAEAIEAAVAKTIADGFRTGDIFTGGAGENKVGTAGMADAILARL from the coding sequence ATGTCCCGCAATCACCGCATCACCATCCTCGCCGGAGACGGCATCGGTCCGGAAGTCATGGACCAGGCCGTCCGCGTCCTCGAAGCCGTCGAAGCCAAGTTCAACTTCACCATCACCCGCACCGCGCATCTGGTGGGCGGCGCCGCGATCGATGCGACCGGCCACCCGCTGCCTCCGGAGACGGTGGAAGCCTCCGAGAACGCCCAGGCAATCCTCTTCGGCTCCGTCGGTGGTCCTAAATGGGAAAACCTCCCTCCGGACATCCAGCCGGAGCGCGGCGCGCTGCTGCCCCTGCGGAAGCACTTCGGTCTTTTCGCCAACCTCCGCCCCGGCGTCTGCCTCCCCGCCCTCACCCACGCCTCCCCGGTGAAGCAGGAACTCATCGCCGATGGCTTCGACGTCCTCTGTGTCCGCGAACTCACCGGCGGCATCTACTTCGGCGCGCCGAAGGGCCGCCATGAGAAGGACGGCGAGCCGGTCGCCCTGGACACCATGATCTACCACAAGAGCGAGATCCAGCGCATCGCCCGCGTGGCCTTCACCGCCGCCATGGGCCGCAAGAAGCGCCTCCTTTCCGTGGACAAGGCCAACGTCCTGGCCTCCTCCGTCCTGTGGCGCGAGACGGTCGTCGAGATCGCCAAAGAATTCCCGGAAGTCGAGCTTTCCCACATGTATGTCGATAACGCCGCCATGCAGCTCATCAAGCGCCCCGGCTCCTTCGACGTGCTGGTGACCGAGAACCTCTTCGGTGACATCCTCTCGGATGAGATGGCGATGATCTCCGGCTCCCTCGGCATGCTGCCTTCCGCCTCCCTCGGCAAGCAGCGCGAGGACGGCCTCTACTTCGGCCTCTACGAGCCATCCGGCGGTTCCGCACCGGACATCGCAGGCCAAGGCATCGCCAACCCCATCGCGCAGATCCTCTCGCTCGCCATGCTGCTCCGTTTCTCCCTCGGTGAGATCGAAGCCGCGGAAGCGATCGAGGCCGCCGTGGCGAAGACCATCGCCGACGGTTTCCGCACCGGTGACATCTTCACCGGCGGCGCGGGCGAGAACAAGGTCGGCACCGCAGGTATGGCGGACGCCATCCTGGCCCGCCTTTGA
- a CDS encoding DNRLRE domain-containing protein produces MFSISILSAATAGIASSATITLREGVSPTTGYTSVSTTIRADSPNNNYSTDTRAIAGRLTGANGALIRTVMSYSLADIPAGATIDSISLFVQGSTNDSPSTAVSFSLHELTTSFAGGTVTWNNSATGTVWGTAGGDFSTTVLSTINVTPSANVGVGYSFASSSDFVAAAQRVLNSGSELSLLMKLTDESVTGRQIFFQHSDVSSTTAARPALVINYTIPEPSAALLGITGAMGFFLRRRR; encoded by the coding sequence TTGTTTTCGATCTCCATTTTGTCGGCTGCAACAGCTGGCATTGCCTCTTCCGCGACGATCACCCTCCGCGAGGGGGTGAGCCCGACCACAGGCTATACCAGTGTTTCCACCACCATCCGCGCGGACAGCCCGAACAACAATTATAGCACGGATACGAGGGCGATCGCGGGCAGGCTCACCGGTGCCAACGGAGCGCTGATCCGCACGGTCATGAGCTATTCGCTCGCGGACATTCCTGCCGGAGCCACCATCGATTCGATCAGCCTTTTCGTTCAGGGCTCCACCAACGACTCTCCGAGCACCGCAGTCAGCTTTTCACTCCATGAACTGACCACCTCCTTTGCAGGCGGTACGGTCACTTGGAACAACTCGGCCACCGGCACTGTGTGGGGAACCGCAGGCGGTGATTTCTCAACCACTGTTCTCTCCACCATCAACGTCACGCCGAGCGCGAACGTGGGTGTCGGCTATAGCTTCGCTTCCAGTTCGGATTTCGTCGCTGCAGCCCAGAGGGTCCTGAATTCCGGATCGGAACTCTCGTTGCTGATGAAGCTCACCGACGAATCCGTGACCGGCCGCCAGATTTTCTTCCAGCACTCGGATGTTTCGTCGACCACGGCGGCTCGTCCGGCGTTGGTCATCAACTACACCATTCCAGAGCCATCCGCTGCTCTGCTCGGGATTACCGGAGCCATGGGCTTCTTTCTCCGGCGTCGGCGTTGA
- a CDS encoding tetratricopeptide repeat protein: MSGKCGLCKSIIGEATPEVWIAPDDDQLLVNRSEKASALAETSVGEIMICEECYVRGLPTYFTPDDLMEIHHQFALDHMHRGEFLLAGESLRKALGQRETADIVSALALTESHLGGPEAAIPLCRRALEIDPGHFNSVRNLQLELERERLNQQE, from the coding sequence ATGAGCGGCAAATGCGGTCTTTGCAAAAGCATCATCGGGGAAGCTACGCCGGAGGTCTGGATCGCACCGGATGATGATCAGCTTCTGGTGAATCGGAGCGAGAAAGCGAGTGCTCTTGCGGAGACATCGGTGGGAGAGATCATGATCTGTGAAGAGTGCTATGTCCGTGGACTTCCCACCTATTTCACACCGGACGATCTGATGGAGATTCATCATCAATTCGCCTTGGACCATATGCACCGGGGCGAGTTCTTGCTGGCTGGGGAATCCTTGCGCAAGGCACTCGGGCAACGGGAAACCGCTGATATCGTTTCGGCCCTCGCTTTGACAGAAAGCCATTTGGGCGGACCTGAAGCAGCGATTCCCCTTTGCCGGCGGGCCTTGGAGATAGATCCGGGCCATTTCAATTCAGTCCGTAATCTCCAGCTTGAATTGGAACGGGAAAGACTGAACCAGCAGGAATAG
- the hrpB gene encoding ATP-dependent helicase HrpB, producing MQLPVFEIADALKAAIGPEKSRILLKAPTGSGKSTSVPGMVAEAVPAGRIIVIEPRRMAARLLATWVAKQRNTPVGHETGYAVRFDTKYRNDTRILYMTDGVFQRWIQDEPDLPGVAAVIFDEFHERRLAVDISLARCLDLQDGVRPDLKVIVMSATLETGNLAEYMTPVTSLEAGGRTYPVEVKYRPDRPPQNNRTGGPPREVPIWERMVKVCMEAMTMDDAGNILMFLPGTHEIRKTIELLESGSATRGWDVFPLYSALPPAAQEAAIAPGPKPKIIVATNVAETSLTIAGVRTVIDSGFARIASFEARRGINTLLIRKIARAAAEQRAGRAGRTAPGRCFRLWSEADHAKRAEFESPEVHRVELAEAFLLLKASGVDDLRGFRWLDAPTAESHDRAERLLHDLSATDTTGHLTDEGRKMASLPLEPRFARLLLAGMEHGCVAETAFIASAVQGEGIFTNKRGGVSRKDFIYPDDDTDFAGECRAFDAAAGMNFDPQRCGQLGILARGARETAQSLDRLLSLAKNFGWPVARIDFQKNHEAIGKAMLAAFSDQLAIRFSQGTLACRLVGNRRGKLDEESCVKNAPAFVAAEITEVEAREVITHLKRATAIDPAWLAELFPEDLSETDGAAYDETRRRVVSRKQTVFRDLVLESKESDHNVNLDKAAEILAARVLSGELILKNWDDQVEQWTTRLKFLSSTLPELGMPTWTDEDKADAIAQICHGHVAYKDIKEANPWPVLKEWLSHAQRMALDSYCPERITLPNGQSAKVTYQPGKDPFISVRVSHLFGVWETPTICNGRMPLLVHILTPGQKPWNMTKDLKNFWSSGYFQMKKDVAGRYPRHPWPDDPKTYVPQPRK from the coding sequence GTGCAGTTGCCCGTCTTCGAAATCGCCGATGCCCTCAAGGCCGCCATCGGTCCGGAAAAATCCCGTATCCTCCTGAAAGCCCCCACCGGTTCCGGGAAATCCACCTCCGTTCCCGGCATGGTCGCGGAGGCCGTGCCTGCGGGCAGGATCATCGTCATCGAGCCACGGCGGATGGCGGCACGTCTGCTCGCCACCTGGGTGGCCAAGCAGCGGAACACGCCCGTGGGCCACGAGACCGGCTATGCGGTGCGTTTTGACACGAAGTACCGCAATGACACCCGCATTCTCTACATGACGGATGGTGTCTTCCAGCGTTGGATCCAGGATGAGCCGGACCTTCCGGGAGTGGCCGCTGTCATTTTCGATGAGTTCCACGAACGCAGGCTGGCGGTGGACATTTCCCTCGCCCGTTGCCTGGATCTCCAGGACGGCGTGCGCCCGGACCTGAAGGTCATCGTCATGTCCGCCACGCTGGAGACGGGGAACCTCGCGGAATACATGACCCCCGTCACGTCCCTGGAGGCCGGTGGCCGCACCTACCCGGTGGAGGTGAAATACCGCCCCGACCGGCCGCCGCAGAACAACCGCACCGGCGGCCCGCCCCGCGAGGTCCCCATCTGGGAGCGCATGGTGAAGGTCTGCATGGAGGCGATGACCATGGACGATGCCGGGAACATCCTGATGTTCCTGCCCGGCACCCATGAGATCAGAAAAACCATCGAGCTGCTGGAATCCGGCTCCGCCACCCGTGGGTGGGACGTCTTTCCCCTCTACTCCGCCCTGCCTCCGGCGGCGCAGGAGGCGGCCATCGCCCCGGGGCCGAAGCCGAAGATCATCGTCGCCACCAACGTGGCGGAAACCTCCCTCACCATCGCTGGTGTCCGCACGGTGATCGACTCCGGCTTCGCCCGCATCGCCTCGTTCGAGGCCCGTCGTGGCATCAACACCCTGCTCATCCGGAAGATCGCCCGTGCCGCAGCGGAGCAACGTGCGGGACGTGCGGGCCGGACCGCCCCCGGACGTTGCTTCCGCCTATGGTCGGAGGCGGACCACGCGAAGCGCGCGGAATTCGAATCCCCCGAAGTCCACCGCGTGGAACTCGCGGAGGCATTCCTGTTGCTGAAAGCCTCTGGTGTGGACGACCTGCGGGGCTTCCGCTGGCTGGATGCGCCGACCGCCGAATCCCACGACCGCGCCGAGCGGCTGCTCCATGATCTTTCCGCCACGGACACCACCGGCCACCTGACGGATGAGGGCCGCAAGATGGCATCGCTGCCACTCGAACCCCGCTTTGCCCGCCTGCTGCTCGCCGGGATGGAGCACGGCTGTGTCGCGGAGACCGCCTTCATCGCCTCCGCCGTCCAGGGGGAAGGCATCTTCACCAACAAGCGTGGTGGCGTTTCCCGGAAAGACTTCATCTATCCGGATGACGATACCGACTTCGCCGGGGAATGCCGTGCCTTTGACGCCGCCGCGGGAATGAACTTCGACCCGCAGCGGTGCGGACAGCTCGGCATCCTCGCCCGCGGTGCACGGGAAACCGCACAGTCGCTCGACCGCCTGCTATCGCTGGCGAAGAACTTCGGCTGGCCGGTGGCACGCATCGACTTCCAGAAGAACCATGAGGCGATCGGCAAGGCGATGCTCGCCGCCTTCAGCGATCAACTCGCCATCCGCTTCTCGCAGGGAACGCTCGCCTGCCGGCTGGTGGGCAACCGTCGGGGCAAGCTCGACGAGGAATCCTGCGTGAAAAACGCGCCCGCCTTCGTCGCGGCTGAGATCACGGAAGTGGAGGCCCGCGAAGTGATCACCCACCTGAAGCGGGCCACTGCCATCGACCCCGCTTGGCTGGCGGAGCTTTTCCCGGAAGACCTTTCGGAGACGGACGGAGCCGCCTATGACGAAACCCGCAGGCGGGTCGTTTCGCGGAAGCAGACCGTCTTCCGCGATCTGGTGCTGGAGTCGAAGGAATCCGACCACAACGTGAACCTCGACAAGGCCGCCGAAATCCTCGCGGCACGCGTCCTCTCCGGCGAGCTGATCCTGAAAAACTGGGATGACCAGGTGGAACAATGGACCACCCGCCTGAAGTTCCTTTCCTCCACCCTGCCCGAACTCGGCATGCCGACGTGGACGGATGAGGACAAGGCCGACGCCATCGCGCAGATCTGCCACGGCCACGTCGCTTACAAGGACATCAAGGAGGCGAATCCGTGGCCCGTCCTGAAGGAATGGCTCAGCCATGCCCAACGCATGGCCCTGGACTCCTACTGCCCGGAGCGCATCACCCTGCCGAACGGCCAGAGCGCGAAGGTCACCTACCAGCCGGGAAAAGATCCGTTCATCTCCGTGCGCGTCTCCCATCTCTTCGGCGTCTGGGAAACCCCCACCATCTGCAATGGCCGCATGCCCCTGCTGGTCCACATCCTGACCCCCGGCCAGAAGCCATGGAACATGACGAAGGATCTGAAGAACTTCTGGTCCAGCGGCTACTTCCAGATGAAGAAGGATGTGGCGGGACGCTACCCCCGCCATCCTTGGCCGGATGACCCGAAGACCTACGTGCCGCAGCCGCGGAAGTGA
- a CDS encoding response regulator transcription factor, whose product MPIRLMLADDHSIVLMGLKAMLEDCPDIEVVATAENGREALAVHSAQRPDVLLLDLRMPDMPGDEVARTILRSHPAARIIILTTYDLEADIRRAFDAGVAGYLLKETKLPDLLRAIRAVNEGRTWFPEDILRSAEVSREEPELSTRQVEVLELVARGLSNKEIAGIFGFSENGTKQHLRRIFTKLGAATRTEAVSAGLNRGILRGW is encoded by the coding sequence ATGCCCATCCGCCTCATGCTTGCCGACGACCATTCCATCGTTCTGATGGGATTGAAGGCGATGCTGGAGGATTGTCCGGACATCGAGGTGGTGGCGACCGCGGAGAATGGAAGGGAGGCGCTGGCCGTCCATTCCGCCCAACGGCCGGACGTTCTGCTGCTGGACCTCCGCATGCCGGACATGCCGGGTGATGAAGTGGCGCGAACGATCCTCCGGAGCCATCCCGCCGCCCGCATCATCATCCTCACCACCTATGATCTGGAGGCGGACATCCGCCGGGCATTCGATGCGGGTGTCGCCGGATACCTGCTGAAGGAAACCAAACTGCCCGATCTGTTGCGGGCGATCCGCGCGGTGAACGAAGGCAGAACCTGGTTCCCCGAAGACATTCTCAGGAGCGCCGAAGTGTCCAGGGAGGAGCCGGAGCTTTCCACCCGGCAGGTGGAGGTGCTGGAACTGGTGGCGCGGGGGCTGAGCAACAAGGAGATTGCCGGTATCTTTGGATTCAGCGAGAACGGGACCAAGCAGCATCTGCGGCGGATTTTCACCAAGCTGGGCGCGGCGACACGGACGGAAGCGGTTTCCGCCGGACTGAACCGGGGCATCCTGCGCGGATGGTGA
- a CDS encoding sensor histidine kinase: MLTRGAYLTIFLLVFLLAGGAGARETFVTCSAVRSMSPVEAGKFWRVDLGGVVVCRTGGGKKGFVVQDATGNVFVELPQKAKPGLLEGLAVGTQVRVRGFTFMGDYSPRVKADAVRPTGESPLPAPVLLEAGEVADGKYEDRYVEFNAVVRDCGVEEGKDGRHLVMGFGPANRRISVRVWLPDGATAPVVGADDLIRIRGMVMERKVSGTPQVAALVIADHVEGLEVLFRAAAELSGIPETPVSVLLAQGHDPFLERRRKIAGVVTLAWQDRLVVVQKENHAIRISPPSGLKLKPGERVEVAGIPTLYEDGLLMEQAVFSDPQPGSLPAPEPVQRREMAGDAGMERDARYLSLGGVVVETGHRERDHAISVESDHGIFRCVLPRSQSLPEGVEAGAYVEVSGICRLLYGWEAGRKLEDFEILLPDAGGIRVRTVPSWWTPWRLGAVFAGAGVSVAGLLGWGMVLRRKVRVRTELLAREMHFRRENELITGERSRLAMELHDGVSQVLSAAAFQLEAATRNLPPDEREENRLRLVKKLLEHGREDLRRAVWDLTPGSLEKLGLKAALEKLTEAVTVEGGPAVVLAAADAVNDIPSRVRAHLFRLIQEGTTNAVRHSGGSVIHIRVDVDGEWISVEIRDDGHGFDPAESPGPGEGHFGLYSMKSRVGLLKGEMNLESSPAGTSIHVGIPSTSIPESMDTL; this comes from the coding sequence ATGCTGACAAGGGGCGCATATCTGACGATCTTCCTGCTGGTGTTCCTGCTGGCGGGTGGCGCGGGTGCGCGCGAGACGTTCGTGACCTGTTCCGCGGTACGTTCCATGTCGCCGGTGGAGGCGGGGAAGTTCTGGCGGGTGGACCTGGGCGGAGTGGTGGTGTGCCGGACAGGTGGGGGGAAGAAAGGCTTCGTGGTCCAGGATGCCACCGGAAATGTTTTCGTGGAACTGCCGCAGAAAGCGAAGCCGGGGCTGCTCGAAGGGCTGGCCGTCGGCACGCAGGTGAGGGTGCGGGGTTTCACTTTCATGGGCGACTACTCGCCCCGGGTGAAGGCGGATGCGGTGAGACCCACCGGAGAGTCCCCGCTGCCCGCCCCCGTGTTGCTGGAGGCGGGTGAAGTTGCGGATGGGAAATACGAGGACCGATATGTGGAGTTCAACGCCGTGGTGCGTGACTGCGGCGTGGAGGAGGGAAAGGACGGCAGGCATCTCGTGATGGGATTCGGTCCGGCGAACCGGAGGATCTCCGTCAGGGTATGGCTGCCGGACGGAGCGACGGCTCCGGTGGTGGGGGCGGATGACCTGATCCGCATCCGCGGGATGGTGATGGAGCGGAAGGTTTCAGGGACGCCGCAGGTGGCGGCCCTGGTGATCGCTGACCATGTGGAAGGTCTGGAGGTGCTGTTCCGGGCGGCTGCGGAACTGTCAGGTATCCCTGAAACTCCGGTGTCCGTGCTGCTGGCCCAGGGCCACGATCCGTTTCTGGAGAGGCGGCGGAAGATCGCAGGCGTGGTCACGCTGGCATGGCAGGACCGGCTGGTGGTGGTGCAGAAGGAGAACCATGCGATCCGCATCTCCCCGCCCTCCGGGTTGAAACTGAAGCCGGGAGAAAGGGTGGAGGTCGCGGGCATCCCCACCTTGTACGAGGATGGCCTGTTGATGGAGCAGGCGGTCTTCTCCGATCCACAACCGGGATCTCTTCCCGCCCCGGAACCCGTGCAGCGCAGGGAGATGGCAGGAGATGCGGGCATGGAGCGGGATGCGCGGTACCTTTCGCTTGGCGGCGTGGTGGTGGAGACCGGCCACCGGGAGAGGGATCATGCGATTTCCGTGGAGTCGGATCACGGGATATTCCGTTGCGTGCTGCCACGGTCGCAGTCATTGCCGGAGGGGGTGGAGGCCGGGGCCTACGTGGAGGTGTCGGGAATTTGCAGGCTGTTGTATGGATGGGAGGCCGGGAGGAAGCTGGAGGACTTCGAGATCCTGCTGCCGGATGCGGGGGGCATCCGGGTGCGCACCGTGCCGTCATGGTGGACGCCATGGCGTCTGGGGGCGGTGTTCGCGGGGGCGGGCGTCTCCGTGGCCGGTCTGCTGGGCTGGGGCATGGTCCTGCGGAGAAAGGTGCGGGTGCGGACGGAGCTTCTGGCGCGGGAGATGCACTTCCGCCGGGAGAACGAGCTGATCACCGGTGAGCGTTCCCGACTGGCGATGGAGCTGCACGATGGCGTTTCCCAGGTGCTTTCCGCCGCCGCGTTCCAGCTTGAGGCGGCGACCAGGAATCTGCCTCCGGACGAGCGGGAGGAAAACCGCCTGCGGCTGGTGAAAAAGTTGCTCGAACATGGCAGGGAGGATCTGCGCCGCGCCGTGTGGGATCTCACCCCCGGTTCTCTGGAGAAGCTGGGACTCAAGGCGGCCCTGGAGAAATTGACGGAAGCTGTCACCGTGGAGGGAGGGCCTGCCGTGGTGCTTGCCGCGGCGGACGCCGTGAATGACATTCCGTCCCGCGTGAGGGCGCACCTTTTCCGTTTGATCCAGGAAGGAACCACCAACGCGGTCCGTCACAGCGGTGGATCCGTCATCCACATCAGGGTTGATGTGGACGGGGAATGGATTTCCGTGGAGATCCGTGATGACGGACATGGCTTCGACCCGGCGGAGTCCCCAGGACCGGGAGAGGGGCATTTCGGACTGTATTCCATGAAATCGAGGGTCGGCCTGCTGAAAGGGGAGATGAATCTCGAAAGTTCTCCGGCGGGAACGAGTATCCATGTGGGGATTCCATCCACATCGATCCCGGAGTCCATGGACACCCTGTGA
- a CDS encoding peptidase S10, whose amino-acid sequence MKPTLFLLLLTSLSFAQTEAEKKKEEPAPKETPAKVSAKDPVTREDVVTIGGKRIPYRATTGKLQLKKDDGTPRASIFHVTYERTDVKDAAARPVVFCFNGGPGSSAVWLHLGGIGPRRVELPGDGTAAPVPPVKVIGNEFSILDVADLVFIDPVTTGYSRAEKDTKDKEFHGVDEDVQSVGDFIRRWITEHGRWASPKYLLGESYGGVRAAGLSEHLQSRYGMSLNGVIMLSTLLDFRTIRSSQGDDLSYSVFLPAFTGTAHHHGKISGDRDQLIAESSRFAFDEYAAALLKGTALDEGAAKAIAEKLASLTGIPAKVWSDKKLRISPSGFRSELLRAERKIVGRFDARVAWDGADITAAWADQDPSYSLAYGAFSTGMLAYLGNDLGWKEDQPYEILTSKVQPWRWGADNEVLNLSGKLVDAIRDNPHLRVLVMCGRTDLATPPEGMAYSVRQMLDLPEPLRKNFSFTHYDAGHMFYLNPPDLVKCRADLVKFLESR is encoded by the coding sequence ATGAAACCCACGCTTTTCCTGCTTCTGCTCACCTCGCTCTCGTTCGCCCAGACGGAAGCGGAGAAAAAGAAAGAGGAGCCCGCACCGAAGGAGACTCCCGCAAAGGTTTCCGCGAAAGATCCCGTCACCCGGGAAGATGTCGTCACCATCGGCGGCAAGCGGATTCCCTACCGGGCCACCACCGGAAAGCTGCAGCTCAAGAAAGATGACGGCACACCCCGCGCCTCCATCTTCCACGTCACCTATGAACGGACGGATGTGAAGGATGCCGCGGCGCGCCCGGTCGTCTTCTGCTTCAATGGCGGTCCCGGTTCCTCCGCCGTCTGGCTCCACCTCGGCGGCATCGGCCCGCGCCGCGTGGAACTGCCGGGGGACGGCACCGCCGCGCCCGTCCCTCCGGTGAAGGTCATCGGGAATGAGTTCAGCATTCTGGACGTGGCGGATCTCGTGTTCATCGATCCGGTGACGACGGGATACAGCCGCGCGGAGAAGGACACGAAGGACAAGGAGTTCCACGGCGTGGATGAGGACGTCCAGTCCGTGGGCGACTTCATCCGCCGCTGGATCACCGAACACGGCCGCTGGGCATCCCCAAAATACCTGCTGGGCGAATCCTACGGCGGTGTCCGCGCTGCGGGCCTGTCCGAACACCTCCAGTCCCGCTATGGCATGTCCCTCAATGGCGTGATCATGCTTTCCACCTTGCTCGATTTCCGCACCATCCGCTCGTCCCAAGGAGATGATCTTTCCTACTCCGTCTTCCTCCCGGCGTTCACCGGTACTGCCCACCATCACGGCAAGATCAGCGGGGACCGTGACCAACTGATCGCGGAAAGCTCCCGCTTCGCCTTTGACGAATATGCGGCGGCCCTGCTCAAGGGAACGGCTCTTGATGAAGGCGCGGCGAAAGCCATCGCGGAAAAGCTCGCCTCGTTGACAGGCATCCCCGCGAAGGTGTGGAGCGACAAGAAACTGCGCATCAGCCCGTCCGGGTTCCGCAGCGAGCTGCTCCGCGCGGAGCGGAAGATCGTCGGCCGCTTCGACGCCCGTGTGGCATGGGACGGCGCTGACATCACCGCCGCGTGGGCGGATCAGGATCCTTCCTACTCGCTCGCCTACGGAGCGTTCTCCACGGGCATGCTGGCATATCTCGGCAATGACCTGGGATGGAAGGAAGACCAGCCCTATGAGATCCTCACCTCCAAGGTCCAGCCGTGGAGATGGGGTGCGGACAACGAGGTTCTCAACCTCAGCGGAAAGCTGGTGGACGCCATCCGGGACAATCCGCACCTCCGGGTCCTGGTCATGTGCGGCCGGACCGATCTGGCGACCCCGCCGGAAGGCATGGCTTACTCCGTGCGCCAGATGCTGGACCTGCCGGAACCCCTGCGGAAAAATTTCTCCTTCACCCACTATGATGCGGGACACATGTTCTATCTGAATCCACCCGATCTGGTGAAATGCCGGGCGGATCTCGTCAAATTCCTCGAATCCCGCTGA
- a CDS encoding DUF4870 domain-containing protein: MPIQIHPHGYGYAPPTTVDERNMAMLCHLLSILTGFIGPLILWLVKKDESPFINHHGREALNFQITVFLAYLVLFGLTLVLMFVFIGVFLVPFLFALPLLALVAEIMACMAANRGEWHRYPCCLRLF; encoded by the coding sequence ATGCCCATACAGATCCACCCCCATGGATATGGTTACGCGCCACCCACCACCGTGGATGAGCGGAACATGGCCATGTTGTGCCACCTGCTTTCCATCCTCACCGGCTTCATCGGGCCGCTGATCCTCTGGCTGGTGAAAAAGGATGAGTCCCCCTTCATCAACCATCACGGGCGCGAGGCGCTGAATTTCCAGATCACGGTTTTCCTCGCCTATCTCGTCCTCTTCGGACTGACGCTGGTATTGATGTTCGTCTTCATCGGGGTGTTCCTCGTCCCCTTTCTGTTCGCACTTCCGTTGCTGGCCCTCGTTGCGGAAATCATGGCGTGCATGGCGGCCAACCGCGGTGAGTGGCACCGCTATCCGTGCTGCCTCCGCCTGTTCTGA